A portion of the Gemmatimonas sp. genome contains these proteins:
- a CDS encoding phosphoribosylanthranilate isomerase — translation MADVKICGLTRAEDARHAERSGALFLGAILAGGPRHLAVPDARQVLGAPRHGVRRVAVVGDQSAEEVIVLARELALDAVQLHGWRTPDEAVRIARAAGCEVWPVLRITGATLPVDAVMWAGVSGTLVLDAFVEGQLGGTGVALDWSGLARSVAALRTELPALRLVLAGGLRPENVAEAVRLLAPQVVDVSSGVESAPGVKDPERVQQFVQAAHRAAETSR, via the coding sequence ATGGCCGACGTCAAGATTTGTGGTCTGACCAGGGCGGAAGACGCACGGCATGCCGAGCGATCCGGTGCGTTGTTCCTGGGGGCCATCCTTGCCGGGGGGCCACGCCACCTCGCTGTCCCCGACGCGCGTCAGGTGCTGGGCGCGCCGCGTCACGGCGTGCGACGTGTGGCCGTCGTGGGTGATCAGTCCGCCGAGGAGGTGATCGTCCTCGCCCGCGAGCTCGCACTGGACGCGGTGCAGCTGCACGGCTGGCGGACCCCCGACGAGGCGGTGCGCATTGCCCGTGCCGCAGGCTGCGAGGTCTGGCCCGTGCTGCGGATCACGGGCGCCACTCTTCCGGTGGATGCGGTGATGTGGGCGGGTGTGAGCGGGACGCTGGTACTCGACGCCTTCGTCGAGGGACAGCTCGGAGGTACCGGCGTAGCACTCGACTGGTCCGGGCTGGCCAGGTCGGTGGCAGCGCTCCGAACGGAACTCCCAGCGCTCCGGCTGGTATTGGCCGGCGGACTCCGACCGGAGAACGTGGCCGAAGCGGTGCGTTTGCTTGCGCCGCAGGTCGTGGACGTATCTTCCGGCGTGGAGAGCGCGCCCGGTGTGAAGGATCCGGAGCGCGTCCAACAGTTTGTGCAGGCGGCGCATCGCGCCGCGGAGACGTCGCGATGA